A section of the Papio anubis isolate 15944 chromosome 4, Panubis1.0, whole genome shotgun sequence genome encodes:
- the LOC101014729 gene encoding olfactory receptor 2F1 has translation MGTDNQTWASDFILLGLSSDWDAQVSLFVLFLVMYMVTMLGNCLIVLLIRLDSRLHTPMYFFLTNLSLVDVSYATSIVPQLLAHFLAEHKAISLQSCAAQLFFSLALGGIEFVLLAVMAYDRYVAVCDPLRYSAIMHGALCAKLAITSWVSGSINSLMHTTITFQLPMCTNKFIDHIFCEILAVIRLACVDTSSNEVTIMVSSIVLLMTPLCLVLLSYIRIISTILKIQSREGRRKAFHTCASHLTVVALCYGMAIFTYIQPHSSPSVLQEKLISLFYAILTPMLNPMIYSLRNKEVKGAWKKLLWKFSGLTSKLAT, from the coding sequence ATGGGAACAGATAACCAGACTTGGGCGAGTGACTTTATTCTCCTCGGCCTGTCCAGTGACTGGGACGCTCAGGTCTCCCTCTTTGTCCTATTCTTGGTCATGTACATGGTGACCATGCTGGGGAACTGTCTCATTGTCCTTCTGATCAGACTGGACAGCCGACTCCACACTCCCATGTATTTCTTTCTCACCAACCTCTCCCTTGTCGATGTCTCCTATGCCACAAGCATCGTCCCTCAGCTGCTGGCACATTTTCTTGCAGAACATAAAGCCATCTCGTTGCAGAGCTGTGCAGCCCAATTATTTTTCTCCCTGGCCTTGGGTGGGATTGAGTTTGTTCTCCTGGCAGTGATGGCCTATGACCGCTATGTGGCTGTGTGTGACCCCCTGCGATACTCAGCCATCATGCATGGAGCGCTATGTGCTAAGTTGGCCATCACATCCTGGGTCAGTGGATCCATTAACTCTCTCATGCATACCACCATCACCTTTCAGCTGCCCATGtgcacaaacaagtttattgatCATATATTCTGTGAAATTCTAGCTGTGATCAGGCTGGCTTGTGTGGACACCTCCTCCAACGAGGTCACCATCATGGTGTCTAGCATTGTTCTTCTGATGACACCCTTATGTCTGGTTCTTTTGTCTTACATCCGGATCATCTCCACCATCTTAAAGATCCAGtccagagaaggaaggaggaaagcctTCCACACGTGTGCCTCTCACCTCACAGTGGTTGCCCTGTGCTAtggcatggccattttcacttacATCCAGCCCCACTCCAGTCCCTCTGTCCTTCAGGAGAAGTTGATCTCTCTCTTTTATGCCATTTTGACACCAATGCTGAACCCTATGATTTACAGTCTAAGAAATAAAGAGGTGAAGGGGGCCTGGAAGAAACTATTATGGAAATTCTCTGGGTTAACATCAAAGCTGGCAACTTGA